One Paraburkholderia dioscoreae DNA segment encodes these proteins:
- a CDS encoding VOC family protein: MSSNAVKPIPDGMHSLTPYLICANAADAIAFYARAFNAVEQVRLPGPGGKIMHASLKIGDSMLMLTDEWPEHQAFGPNSLKGTPVTIHHYVEDVDASFKQAVDAGATVVMPVTDMFWGDRYGQLKDPFGHSWSLATHKRDLSAEEIQQAMAAMK; this comes from the coding sequence ATGTCCAGCAATGCTGTCAAACCGATCCCCGACGGGATGCACTCGCTCACGCCCTATCTGATCTGCGCCAACGCCGCGGACGCCATCGCGTTCTACGCCAGGGCCTTCAACGCCGTCGAACAGGTGCGCCTGCCCGGCCCAGGCGGCAAGATCATGCACGCCAGCCTGAAGATCGGCGATTCCATGCTGATGCTGACCGACGAATGGCCTGAGCACCAGGCGTTCGGCCCGAATTCGCTGAAAGGCACGCCGGTCACGATTCACCACTATGTGGAAGATGTCGACGCCAGCTTCAAGCAGGCGGTCGACGCCGGCGCGACCGTCGTGATGCCCGTCACCGACATGTTCTGGGGCGACCGTTACGGCCAGCTGAAAGACCCGTTCGGCCATAGCTGGTCGTTGGCCACGCACAAGCGCGACCTGAGCGCGGAAGAAATCCAGCAGGCCATGGCCG
- a CDS encoding SH3 domain-containing C40 family peptidase, producing the protein MPVAVLSCFAAAWPNARRAAALCAALVALTACSNPSPPHDAHAPLDTITLFPIAGYDQDVDHWLEPDSPGYDQPFLSAADQQAHFRALYARYFGTGTSAPSPWNASFVTMRVYRQQGADIAALQQRRIDKFDNTGRSGAGIGYGENFRPHDKAWIDAIAQNMNVGQFTQTPVYRPERRAIATGNLMVRELPTTDPSFYDHRLAGEGYPFDNLQISAVRPGTPLYVLGNSVDGAWFYVQTPDVQGWVRSDGVGTTDDRFVDTWRAAAGKSLGAVIVASAPVRDSRGVFRFAAPAGTLLPLVQADAARPAAANPVASDPGNASQTSGMTGTADAPAARQVLVPARNADGEALIRTAALSGAQIAPTPLTATPRHLAMLMKALIGRPYGWGNSGLYNDCSSELQSIFAAFGVWLPRHSSTQMSAGRMIDLSSSTPAQRLDYLAQHGEPLRTLIYIGGHVMLYIGNTTRNGSAVPVVYQDVWGLRPADNSRRAVIGGSVILPLFEHIPEDATLQSLAATPTFQISILGAPHGGVPAPSAAPPDEDNPAG; encoded by the coding sequence ATGCCCGTTGCCGTTCTATCCTGCTTCGCCGCCGCATGGCCGAACGCTCGCCGCGCCGCCGCGCTGTGCGCCGCGCTCGTGGCGCTCACCGCCTGCAGCAATCCGTCGCCGCCGCACGACGCACACGCGCCGCTCGACACAATCACCCTGTTCCCGATCGCCGGCTACGACCAGGACGTCGATCACTGGCTCGAACCGGACAGCCCGGGCTACGACCAGCCGTTCCTGAGCGCAGCGGATCAGCAGGCGCATTTCAGAGCCCTCTACGCGCGCTACTTCGGCACCGGCACCAGCGCGCCCTCGCCGTGGAATGCCAGCTTTGTGACGATGCGCGTCTATCGTCAGCAAGGCGCGGACATTGCCGCGTTGCAACAGCGGCGTATCGACAAGTTCGACAACACCGGCAGGAGCGGCGCGGGTATCGGCTATGGCGAAAACTTCCGGCCGCACGACAAGGCGTGGATCGACGCGATCGCGCAAAACATGAACGTCGGGCAGTTCACGCAGACGCCCGTCTATCGGCCCGAGCGGCGCGCGATCGCCACCGGCAACCTGATGGTGCGCGAACTGCCGACCACCGACCCGTCGTTCTACGATCACCGTCTGGCCGGCGAAGGCTATCCGTTCGACAATCTGCAGATTTCGGCCGTGCGGCCGGGAACGCCGCTGTACGTGCTTGGAAACAGCGTCGACGGTGCATGGTTCTACGTACAGACGCCCGATGTGCAGGGCTGGGTGCGCAGCGACGGCGTCGGCACGACCGACGACCGCTTTGTCGACACATGGCGCGCCGCGGCAGGCAAATCGCTCGGTGCGGTGATCGTCGCGTCGGCGCCGGTGCGCGACAGCCGCGGCGTGTTCCGCTTCGCCGCACCGGCCGGCACGCTGCTGCCGCTCGTCCAGGCGGATGCGGCACGCCCGGCGGCGGCAAATCCCGTCGCAAGCGATCCGGGCAACGCGAGCCAGACAAGCGGGATGACTGGCACGGCCGATGCCCCCGCCGCGCGCCAGGTACTCGTCCCGGCCCGCAACGCCGACGGCGAAGCACTGATCCGCACCGCCGCGCTGAGCGGCGCGCAAATCGCGCCGACGCCGCTCACCGCCACGCCGCGCCATCTGGCCATGCTGATGAAAGCATTGATCGGGCGGCCCTACGGCTGGGGCAACAGCGGCCTGTACAACGATTGCTCGTCGGAACTGCAAAGCATCTTCGCGGCGTTCGGCGTCTGGCTGCCGCGCCATTCGTCCACGCAGATGAGCGCAGGGCGGATGATCGACCTGTCGTCGTCCACGCCTGCGCAACGGCTCGACTATCTGGCGCAGCACGGCGAGCCGCTGCGCACGCTGATCTACATCGGTGGCCATGTGATGCTGTATATCGGCAACACCACCCGCAACGGCAGCGCGGTGCCGGTCGTCTATCAGGACGTATGGGGCCTGCGGCCCGCCGACAATAGCCGGCGCGCGGTGATCGGCGGCTCGGTGATCTTGCCGCTCTTCGAACACATTCCCGAAGACGCCACGCTGCAATCGCTCGCCGCCACGCCGACGTTCCAGATCAGCATCCTCGGCGCGCCGCATGGCGGCGTCCCGGCGCCGTCCGCCGCGCCGCCGGACGAGGACAATCCCGCCGGTTAA
- a CDS encoding TOBE domain-containing protein → MQTSARNQFAGEVTELKHGAVNDEVTLRTQNGLEIVSIITHGSATSLGLAVGKKAFALVKASSVIVMVDVTKNQVSARNCITGTVSAVTKGAVNSEVSISAGGAQIEAIITNESVDRLGLANGKAATAIFKASSVIIGVE, encoded by the coding sequence ATGCAAACCAGTGCACGCAATCAATTCGCCGGCGAAGTCACCGAACTCAAACACGGCGCGGTGAACGACGAAGTCACGCTGCGTACGCAGAACGGTCTGGAGATCGTCTCGATCATCACGCACGGCAGCGCGACCTCGCTCGGCCTCGCGGTGGGCAAGAAGGCGTTCGCGCTGGTCAAGGCGTCGTCGGTGATCGTGATGGTCGATGTGACGAAGAACCAGGTCTCGGCGCGCAATTGCATCACCGGTACGGTGTCGGCGGTCACGAAGGGCGCGGTGAATTCGGAGGTGTCGATCAGCGCCGGCGGCGCGCAGATCGAGGCCATCATCACCAACGAAAGCGTCGATCGCCTCGGTCTCGCGAACGGCAAAGCGGCGACGGCGATTTTCAAGGCATCGAGCGTGATTATCGGCGTGGAGTGA
- a CDS encoding GAF domain-containing protein, translating into MFEVSTASHLPKAAHYEELVAQARSLLAGETDWIANAANFSAFVFHSLSDLNWAGFYFHDGQELVVGPFQGKPACVRIALGKGVCGTAAQTRQTQVVRDVHEFPGHIACDSASQSEIVVPLVAPDGTLIGVWDVDSPVVARFDEEDAKGMEALCSVFIQAALPRAA; encoded by the coding sequence ATGTTCGAAGTTTCCACCGCCTCGCATCTGCCCAAAGCCGCGCACTACGAAGAACTGGTCGCCCAGGCGCGCTCGCTGTTAGCCGGCGAAACCGACTGGATCGCGAACGCCGCGAATTTTTCCGCTTTCGTGTTTCACTCCCTCAGTGATCTGAACTGGGCGGGATTCTATTTCCACGACGGTCAGGAACTGGTGGTCGGACCGTTCCAGGGCAAGCCCGCGTGCGTACGCATCGCGCTGGGCAAGGGCGTATGCGGCACGGCGGCGCAAACCCGTCAGACCCAGGTCGTGCGCGACGTGCATGAGTTTCCCGGGCATATTGCCTGCGATTCGGCCTCGCAATCGGAAATCGTCGTGCCGCTGGTCGCGCCGGACGGCACGCTGATCGGCGTGTGGGATGTCGACAGCCCGGTTGTCGCACGCTTCGACGAAGAAGACGCGAAGGGCATGGAAGCGCTGTGCTCGGTGTTCATCCAGGCAGCGTTGCCGCGCGCCGCGTAG
- a CDS encoding putative bifunctional diguanylate cyclase/phosphodiesterase, whose translation MQDPLYAAARPCAAALASAPCGMFICCADGTFDSINAAFEKLTGFAAEELIGRRTFESLFDPAELVRRRAELPPLEMVTSRYEGEWSFLRRNGTPIRVVLALAPLVTGPAYAGGAAAGPACYVGMAFDMTRYAQSEARLWYVAHHDGVTRLPNQTLFTERLELTIARCQRNGSGFTVLIAELDHLRKLRDALGLHAAELVLQIVGERLRGLFPNDGTIASIGGTQFALLVNETGAAADAFAAEALGRIAEAIDYAGTALNITASIGIVAYPADGGDAPTLMRRAGVALSAASAVNGNAVRRFSAALEGQAARRFELETMLREAIERQQLHLVYQPQVTLSNGRIAQVETLLRWNHPQRGLISPVEFVPVAEEAGLIEQIGEWVIRTACRDAGKLLRLTGTLPRFAVNVSPQQFQRQNLFETIREALDEAALDPSYLEVEITEGVLLGDTEQALQTLFALRDLGVEVAVDDFGTGYSSLAYLTRFPLNRLKIDRSFVMRMSSDPQCEALVGAIIAMAHALKLRVTAEGVETAEQAAQLEALGCDEAQGFWFSRPITVGALRNLLRPLGTL comes from the coding sequence ATGCAAGACCCCCTCTACGCCGCAGCGCGTCCGTGCGCCGCCGCGCTGGCCTCGGCGCCTTGCGGCATGTTTATCTGCTGCGCGGACGGCACGTTCGATTCCATCAACGCCGCTTTCGAAAAGCTGACTGGATTTGCGGCAGAGGAACTGATCGGGCGGCGCACCTTCGAGTCCTTGTTCGACCCTGCCGAATTGGTGAGGCGGCGCGCCGAGCTGCCGCCGCTTGAAATGGTGACGTCCCGCTATGAAGGCGAATGGAGTTTCCTCAGGCGCAATGGCACGCCGATTCGCGTGGTGCTGGCGTTGGCGCCGCTCGTCACGGGGCCGGCGTATGCCGGCGGTGCTGCCGCCGGACCGGCGTGTTACGTGGGCATGGCATTCGACATGACACGTTACGCGCAGTCGGAAGCGCGTCTCTGGTACGTCGCGCATCACGACGGCGTGACCCGTCTGCCAAATCAAACGCTTTTTACTGAACGGCTGGAGTTGACGATCGCGCGTTGTCAGCGCAATGGCAGCGGTTTCACCGTGCTGATCGCCGAACTCGATCACTTGCGCAAACTGCGCGACGCGCTCGGCTTGCATGCCGCTGAGCTCGTGCTGCAGATCGTCGGTGAACGCTTGCGCGGTCTCTTTCCAAACGACGGCACCATCGCCTCGATCGGCGGGACGCAGTTCGCGCTGCTGGTCAACGAAACCGGCGCGGCCGCCGATGCCTTCGCCGCCGAAGCGCTGGGCCGCATCGCCGAAGCGATCGACTACGCCGGCACCGCGTTGAACATCACCGCGAGCATCGGCATCGTGGCTTATCCGGCCGACGGTGGCGATGCGCCTACGCTGATGCGTCGCGCGGGCGTGGCGTTGTCGGCGGCATCGGCTGTGAACGGCAATGCGGTGCGGCGCTTTTCCGCCGCGCTGGAAGGTCAGGCCGCGCGCCGCTTCGAACTGGAGACCATGCTGCGTGAAGCGATCGAGCGCCAGCAACTGCATCTCGTGTATCAACCGCAGGTCACGCTCTCCAACGGCCGTATCGCGCAAGTCGAAACGCTGCTGCGCTGGAACCATCCGCAGCGCGGCCTGATCAGCCCCGTCGAATTCGTGCCGGTCGCGGAGGAGGCGGGCCTGATCGAGCAGATCGGCGAGTGGGTGATCCGGACCGCGTGCCGCGACGCCGGAAAATTGCTGCGGCTGACCGGCACGTTGCCGCGTTTCGCGGTGAATGTATCGCCGCAGCAGTTCCAGCGGCAGAACCTGTTCGAGACGATTCGCGAAGCGCTGGACGAGGCCGCGCTCGACCCTTCATATCTCGAAGTGGAAATCACCGAGGGTGTCCTGCTCGGCGACACCGAACAGGCTTTGCAAACGCTTTTTGCGCTGCGCGATCTGGGGGTGGAAGTCGCGGTGGACGACTTCGGCACCGGCTATTCGAGCCTCGCGTATCTGACGCGCTTTCCGCTGAATCGCCTGAAGATCGACCGCTCGTTTGTGATGCGCATGAGCTCGGATCCGCAGTGTGAGGCGCTGGTGGGCGCCATCATCGCGATGGCGCATGCGCTCAAATTGCGCGTGACGGCCGAAGGCGTCGAAACGGCGGAGCAGGCGGCGCAACTGGAAGCGCTCGGTTGCGATGAAGCACAAGGCTTCTGGTTTTCGCGCCCGATTACTGTTGGCGCGCTGCGGAATTTGTTGAGGCCGTTGGGTACACTCTAA
- a CDS encoding hypervirulence associated TUDOR domain-containing protein — protein sequence MSQLLKPGDRVGWNTPQGVTQGKVVRVISAHTTVEGRTVDASPSDPHYEVQSEKSGKHAVHRDDALHRINN from the coding sequence ATGTCCCAACTTCTGAAGCCTGGAGATCGCGTTGGCTGGAACACGCCGCAAGGCGTCACGCAGGGCAAGGTGGTGCGCGTCATCTCCGCCCATACGACCGTTGAGGGAAGAACCGTCGATGCGTCCCCATCCGATCCGCATTACGAAGTGCAAAGCGAGAAGAGCGGCAAGCATGCCGTTCATCGCGACGACGCCCTGCATCGGATCAATAATTGA
- a CDS encoding mechanosensitive ion channel family protein: MNDLLARLFHFQPSLLVTLTHDVLHIVLAVLILVVGWWLSNRVGTMFARALARTHADPTLAPMLAGMSTWAVRVLVFIAALSEVGIATASVLAVLGAAGLAIGLALQGTLQNIAAGMMLLMLRPFRVGDVIEGSGAAAGIVREVGLFTTRIERGDGNAVFVPNSQIWSNPVINYSSGGTQRIEVEVGLAQRKDVDAAIGELKKLVADEPRVLSGATLAPVVTVADYPDDGGATLRIAAWVRTPDASLASGDLHEHAQAALEQAGCPVAA; encoded by the coding sequence ATGAACGATCTCCTCGCCCGACTCTTTCACTTCCAGCCGTCGCTGCTCGTCACGCTGACGCACGACGTCCTTCATATCGTGCTGGCCGTGCTGATCCTCGTGGTCGGCTGGTGGCTGTCGAATCGCGTCGGCACGATGTTCGCCCGAGCGCTCGCGCGCACGCATGCGGACCCGACGCTCGCGCCAATGCTGGCCGGCATGAGCACATGGGCCGTGCGCGTGCTGGTTTTCATCGCGGCGCTAAGCGAAGTCGGCATCGCGACCGCCAGCGTGCTGGCGGTGCTCGGTGCGGCCGGTCTTGCGATTGGACTCGCGTTGCAAGGCACGCTGCAGAACATCGCCGCCGGCATGATGCTGCTAATGCTGCGGCCGTTTCGCGTCGGCGACGTGATCGAAGGCAGCGGCGCGGCCGCGGGTATCGTGCGTGAAGTGGGGCTCTTCACCACGCGCATCGAGCGCGGCGACGGCAACGCGGTATTCGTGCCCAACAGCCAGATCTGGAGCAATCCGGTGATCAATTACAGCAGCGGCGGCACGCAGCGTATCGAGGTCGAAGTGGGCCTCGCGCAGCGCAAGGACGTCGACGCAGCGATCGGCGAGTTGAAGAAACTCGTCGCCGACGAACCGCGCGTGCTGAGCGGAGCCACGCTCGCGCCGGTCGTCACGGTGGCGGACTATCCGGACGATGGCGGCGCGACGCTGCGCATCGCGGCGTGGGTGCGCACGCCGGACGCCTCGCTTGCCAGCGGCGATCTGCACGAGCACGCGCAGGCCGCGCTCGAACAAGCCGGTTGTCCGGTCGCGGCCTAG
- a CDS encoding extracellular catalytic domain type 1 short-chain-length polyhydroxyalkanoate depolymerase: protein MKMNEDFLKSMKDAFELLRTKGPQEATAAVQRALSGGNANQPHMDHARTPFTPSNAGEWAQAWTQAQTQVSPAPHAPAAPTFDADTPGTFSTHTFGNSAGQRQYKLYVPAAYTGEPLPLIVMLHGCTQNADDFAAGTRMNEMAERHGFIVVYPNQMQAANHSKCWNWFKPADQMRDQGEPSLIAGITREVMGRYRVDPARVYVAGLSAGGAMADIMLKTSPDLYAAAGVHSGLAYGCAKDLPSALGAMRGGKAQRHRTRAVPQRPLIVFHGDADTTVHPSNAAEIVASFDAGTTTISAQAGAASGRHAYTQQRHVAANGVEAEYWSIHGAGHAWSGGSQQGSYTDPSGPDAAAEMVRFFLAHPRAH from the coding sequence ATGAAGATGAACGAAGATTTTCTGAAATCAATGAAAGACGCCTTCGAGCTATTACGCACGAAGGGCCCGCAGGAAGCCACCGCCGCTGTTCAGCGCGCGCTCTCGGGCGGCAACGCAAACCAGCCTCACATGGACCACGCGCGGACACCCTTCACACCGTCCAACGCCGGCGAATGGGCGCAAGCATGGACGCAGGCGCAAACGCAAGTGAGCCCCGCGCCCCACGCCCCCGCCGCGCCGACCTTCGACGCCGACACGCCGGGCACCTTCAGCACACACACGTTCGGCAACTCGGCCGGACAACGTCAGTACAAGCTCTACGTGCCTGCTGCTTACACAGGCGAACCGTTGCCGCTGATCGTAATGCTGCACGGCTGCACCCAGAACGCCGACGACTTCGCCGCCGGCACGCGCATGAACGAAATGGCTGAGCGTCACGGCTTCATCGTCGTGTATCCGAATCAGATGCAGGCGGCCAATCATTCGAAATGCTGGAACTGGTTCAAGCCTGCCGATCAGATGCGCGACCAGGGCGAGCCGTCGTTGATCGCCGGCATTACGCGGGAGGTGATGGGACGCTATCGCGTGGATCCGGCGCGCGTGTATGTGGCGGGTCTGTCGGCGGGCGGCGCGATGGCGGACATCATGCTGAAGACTTCGCCCGATCTCTACGCGGCAGCGGGCGTGCATTCAGGCCTCGCCTACGGCTGCGCGAAGGATCTGCCCTCGGCGCTCGGCGCGATGAGGGGCGGCAAGGCGCAACGTCATCGCACGCGCGCCGTGCCGCAACGTCCGCTTATCGTGTTTCATGGCGATGCGGACACGACGGTCCATCCGTCGAATGCGGCCGAGATCGTCGCGTCCTTCGACGCCGGCACGACCACAATCAGCGCGCAAGCCGGGGCTGCAAGCGGCCGGCATGCCTATACGCAGCAACGGCATGTCGCGGCGAACGGCGTGGAAGCGGAGTACTGGTCGATTCACGGCGCGGGTCATGCATGGTCGGGCGGCAGCCAGCAAGGCTCGTACACGGACCCGTCCGGCCCCGACGCGGCCGCGGAAATGGTGAGGTTCTTCCTCGCCCATCCGCGAGCGCATTGA
- a CDS encoding CopG family transcriptional regulator, which produces MPKLSLIDTSRPKGGETEKITINLGPIDLGQIDLLVEEGFYSNRTDLIRTAIRNQLAVHAQVVTETVTRRALVLGLQHFSRQDLEAARAAHEQLDIHVLGLASIAADVPPELAAATIASVVVLGAFHAPPAVKAALAGRIS; this is translated from the coding sequence ATGCCCAAACTCAGCCTCATCGACACCTCTCGCCCTAAAGGCGGCGAGACCGAAAAAATCACCATCAACCTGGGTCCGATCGACCTCGGCCAGATCGATCTGCTGGTCGAAGAAGGTTTTTACTCGAACCGTACCGACCTGATCCGCACGGCGATCCGCAATCAGCTCGCCGTGCACGCGCAGGTCGTCACGGAAACCGTGACGCGGCGCGCCCTGGTGCTCGGTCTGCAGCACTTCTCCCGGCAGGATCTCGAAGCGGCTCGAGCCGCGCACGAGCAACTCGACATTCATGTGCTCGGCCTCGCCAGCATCGCAGCCGACGTGCCACCCGAACTCGCGGCGGCCACGATTGCATCGGTGGTGGTGCTCGGCGCCTTTCACGCGCCGCCCGCGGTCAAGGCAGCGCTGGCGGGCCGCATCAGTTAG
- the rng gene encoding ribonuclease G — translation MNEEILINVTPQETRVALVQQGAVQELHVERTLSRGRVGNVYLGKVVRVLPGMQSAFIDIGLERAAFLHVADIWHPRIAGEPQHQAPHQPIEKIVFEGQTLMVQVVKDPIGTKGARLSTQVSIAGRTLVYLPQEPHIGISQKIESEAEREAVRARLTAVLPADEKGGYIVRTIAEDATSEELAGDVAYLRKTWATILSQGQRMPPTSLLYQDLNLAQRVLRDFVNDETSRIQVDSRETYQMLADFAAEFTPAVSSKLHHYTGERPLFDLYNIESEIQRALSRRVDLKSGGYLVIDQTEAMTTIDVNTGGYVGARNFDDTIFKTNLEAAHTIARQLRLRNLGGVIIIDFIDMENVEHRDQVLGELKKALSRDRTRVTVNGFSQLGLVEMTRKRTRESLAHVLCEPCPVCQGKGQVKTPRTVCYDVLREILRESRQFNPREFRVVASQQVIDLFLEEESQHLAMLIDFIGKPVSLQVESNLSQEQYDIVLM, via the coding sequence ATGAATGAAGAAATCCTGATCAATGTCACGCCGCAGGAAACGCGCGTCGCGCTGGTCCAGCAAGGCGCCGTCCAGGAACTTCACGTCGAACGAACGCTGTCGCGCGGACGCGTCGGCAACGTCTATCTCGGCAAGGTCGTACGCGTGCTGCCGGGCATGCAATCCGCCTTCATCGACATCGGTCTCGAACGCGCGGCGTTCCTTCATGTCGCCGACATCTGGCATCCGCGCATTGCCGGCGAACCGCAGCATCAGGCGCCGCATCAGCCGATCGAAAAAATCGTCTTCGAGGGCCAGACGCTGATGGTGCAGGTCGTGAAGGATCCGATCGGCACCAAGGGCGCGCGGCTATCCACGCAGGTGAGCATTGCCGGGCGCACGCTCGTGTATCTGCCGCAGGAGCCGCATATCGGCATCTCGCAGAAGATCGAGAGCGAAGCCGAGCGCGAGGCCGTGCGAGCGCGTCTGACCGCCGTGCTGCCCGCCGACGAGAAAGGCGGCTACATCGTGCGCACCATCGCCGAAGATGCGACGAGTGAGGAACTGGCCGGCGACGTCGCGTATCTGCGCAAGACGTGGGCCACCATTCTGTCGCAAGGCCAGCGCATGCCGCCCACGAGCCTGCTATATCAGGACTTGAATCTCGCGCAACGCGTGCTGCGCGATTTCGTCAACGACGAGACATCGCGCATTCAGGTCGATTCTCGCGAGACGTATCAGATGCTGGCCGATTTCGCGGCCGAGTTCACACCGGCGGTGTCGTCGAAGCTGCACCACTACACCGGCGAGCGGCCGCTCTTTGATCTGTACAACATCGAGTCCGAAATCCAGCGCGCGTTGTCGCGCCGGGTGGATCTGAAGTCCGGCGGCTATCTCGTGATCGACCAGACCGAAGCGATGACGACCATCGACGTGAACACCGGCGGCTACGTCGGCGCTCGCAACTTCGACGATACGATCTTCAAGACCAACCTCGAAGCCGCGCACACCATTGCACGGCAATTGCGTCTGCGCAATCTGGGCGGCGTGATCATTATCGACTTCATCGATATGGAAAACGTCGAGCATCGCGATCAGGTGCTGGGCGAATTGAAAAAGGCGCTCTCGCGCGATCGCACGCGCGTGACCGTGAATGGTTTTTCGCAGCTCGGCCTGGTTGAGATGACGCGCAAGCGCACGCGTGAATCGCTTGCTCATGTGCTGTGCGAGCCTTGTCCGGTTTGCCAGGGCAAGGGGCAGGTCAAGACGCCGCGCACGGTGTGTTACGACGTGCTGCGCGAGATTCTGCGCGAGTCACGGCAGTTCAATCCGCGCGAGTTTCGCGTGGTGGCGTCGCAGCAGGTGATCGATCTGTTTCTCGAAGAAGAGTCGCAGCATCTGGCAATGTTGATCGATTTTATCGGTAAGCCGGTGTCGTTGCAGGTGGAGTCGAATTTGAGTCAGGAGCAGTACGATATTGTTTTGATGTAG
- a CDS encoding Maf family protein encodes MSTSAASLHSFVYLASQSPRRQELLQQLGVRFELLLPRPDEDAEALEAELPGERAHDYVQRVCVAKAHAARARLVGGGHAARPILVADTTVTIEDAILGKPVDADDAFAMLTRLAGRDHEVLTAVAVVDAEGALLPAALSVSKVRFAALHSEAIRRYVASGEPLGKAGAYGVQGRAAEFIEHIDGSYSGIMGLPLFESAALLRAARIDF; translated from the coding sequence ATGTCCACGTCCGCCGCATCGCTGCATTCGTTCGTCTACCTTGCTTCGCAGAGTCCACGCCGCCAGGAACTGCTGCAACAGCTCGGCGTGCGTTTCGAACTGCTGCTGCCGCGCCCTGATGAAGACGCCGAAGCGCTTGAGGCCGAACTGCCCGGCGAGCGCGCGCACGACTACGTGCAGCGGGTGTGCGTCGCCAAGGCGCATGCTGCACGTGCGCGCCTCGTGGGCGGCGGCCATGCCGCGCGGCCGATCCTGGTTGCGGACACAACCGTCACGATCGAAGACGCGATACTCGGCAAGCCCGTCGATGCCGACGACGCCTTCGCGATGCTCACGCGCCTCGCCGGCCGCGATCACGAAGTGCTGACCGCCGTGGCCGTGGTCGACGCCGAAGGTGCGTTGCTGCCCGCCGCGCTATCCGTGTCGAAGGTGCGTTTTGCTGCACTGCACTCAGAGGCGATCCGCCGCTATGTGGCGAGCGGCGAGCCGCTCGGCAAGGCGGGCGCATATGGTGTGCAGGGGCGTGCCGCGGAGTTTATCGAGCATATCGACGGGTCCTATTCAGGTATCATGGGTTTGCCGCTTTTTGAATCCGCTGCCCTCCTGCGTGCAGCGCGCATCGACTTCTAA
- the rlmH gene encoding 23S rRNA (pseudouridine(1915)-N(3))-methyltransferase RlmH: MKLHILAVGHKMPDWIATGFDEYAKRMPPELRIELREIKPEQRSSGRPAESVMAAERVKIEAALPKNARIVALDERGKDWTTMQLAGALPGWQQDGRDVAFLIGGADGLDPDLKARADMLLRVSSLTLPHAMVRVLLAEQLYRAWTITQNHPYHRV, from the coding sequence ATGAAACTGCATATCCTCGCCGTCGGCCACAAAATGCCGGACTGGATCGCCACCGGCTTCGACGAATACGCGAAACGCATGCCGCCCGAGCTGCGCATCGAGCTGCGCGAAATCAAACCCGAGCAGCGTTCGTCGGGACGGCCGGCTGAAAGCGTGATGGCCGCCGAGCGTGTCAAGATCGAAGCCGCGTTGCCGAAGAACGCTCGCATTGTCGCGCTCGACGAACGCGGTAAGGACTGGACCACCATGCAGCTTGCCGGCGCCCTGCCTGGCTGGCAGCAGGATGGCCGCGACGTGGCGTTTCTGATCGGCGGCGCCGACGGGCTCGACCCCGATCTGAAAGCGCGCGCCGATATGTTGCTGCGTGTATCGAGCCTGACGTTGCCGCATGCGATGGTCCGCGTGCTGCTTGCCGAACAGCTTTACCGCGCGTGGACCATCACGCAAAATCACCCCTATCATCGCGTGTGA